One genomic window of Equus caballus isolate H_3958 breed thoroughbred chromosome 6, TB-T2T, whole genome shotgun sequence includes the following:
- the SMIM10L1 gene encoding small integral membrane protein 10-like protein 1: MAIAAAPSSLALSVSSPAASPSTYGVFCKGLSRTLLAFFELAWQLRMNFPYFYVAGSVILNIRLQVHI, from the coding sequence ATGGCGATCGCGGCGGCTCCGTCTTCCTTGGCCCTCAGCGTCTCGAGCCCGGCCGCGAGCCCCAGCACCTACGGGGTCTTCTGCAAGGGGCTCTCCCGCACCCTGCTCGCCTTCTTCGAGCTGGCCTGGCAGCTGCGCATGAATTTTCCGTACTTCTACGTCGCGGGCTCCGTGATCCTCAACATCCGTTTGCAGGTACACATTTAG